A window of Belonocnema kinseyi isolate 2016_QV_RU_SX_M_011 chromosome 9, B_treatae_v1, whole genome shotgun sequence contains these coding sequences:
- the LOC117180628 gene encoding uncharacterized protein LOC117180628 — protein MPRDLYYEDANRVLHPLPPYTPLLECGRVYIGRVVGTYVFPLFNINHKIVMHERFGNEGPIVIGPGGAQELGIPGTLQQVAAAIHLSQHREAPSAEEEARHEAENERTEAVQNRARQATENERREAAENQLRKEAENVRRRFGWGVQNRRVMPINN, from the coding sequence ATGCCAAGAGATCTTTACTACGAAGATGCAAATCGGGTACTGCATCCACTTCCGCCCTATACACCTCTATTGGAATGTGGAAGAGTTTACATTGGAAGAGTCGTCGGGACTTATGTTTTCCCCTTATTCAATATTAACCACAAAATTGTCATGCATGAAAGATTCGGCAATGAAGGTCCAATAGTAATAGGCCCAGGCGGGGCCCAGGAATTGGGCATCCCGGGCACTTTGCAACAAGTAGCAGCCGCCATCCACCTCAGTCAACATAGGGAGGCGCCATCTGCTGAAGAGGAGGCAAGACATGAGGCTGAAAATGAGCGCACAGAAGCTGTTCAAAACCGGGCCAGACAAGCTACTGAAAACGAGCGCAGAGAAGCTGCTGAAAACCAGCTCAGAAAAGAAGCTGAAAACGTGCGCAGACGATTTGGATGGGGTGTTCAAAACCGCCGCGTCATgccaattaataattaa